A region of the Litchfieldia alkalitelluris genome:
AAAGATGTAACGCTTCATTTTTGGGTTCCAACGGCGAGTTTGATGACCGAAGTGAACACCAGCTTCAAGCAATTGCTTCATAGAAATTACTGACATTATTTGTTTCCTCCTAAAATGGTTTTTCTTCCTCCGCTTATATCATCTTTGAACATAACTATCATACTGACAGCACCAATGATCAAATCTACAAGCGTGTGTATTAACACCAAAAAATAATATAACACAACTAAAATAGACAATCAAGAAATAATTAGCTATTTTTGACGAAATTTTAGTAAAAGCTCAATTTCAGTTTTACCTTTATCTAAAATTTTCGCAATTTCTCCAACACTTTTTCCTTCTTGTTGCAGTAAACTAATTTCCTCTAACATAGATTTTTCTTTTATTACTGGTTCTTGTTTTGGTTTTTCATTGATCTTGTCACTAGGAGATACCCCTTGATCATCTAAACGAAGTAACTCATTAAAATCATCCACTGTTAGAACCGGTTCCACATAAGAAAAGGTTTGATTAAAGGTAGAGGCATTTGATGAAATGGGTTTCTCTTCACTCTCTTTTACATATAAAGAAGCCATTTCATCATTTGAGACAATCCTTTGAAGCAGACGCTCATTTTCATCTTTTATTTGCATAATATAGCCTGAGAGAGCTTCCTCTATTTCAGCCATTATTTCACCTTGTTTTTTTTCCATATCTTTTAGCTGGTTAAACTTTTGAGCCAGTATAATCATACATAAAAATAACATTCCTATTAATGTAAAGCAAATCACAAAAAGAAATGTGGTCATTTTATTTCCCTCATTTCGTTTTATCCAATAATATCGATCATTTTCCCCTTCGTAGGGTGAAACTGCGATTGTTGTTTTATTATACTCTCTTGTAGTACTGCACTTGGAAGACTCGCATTCCCTTGTTGTAGAACAGTAGAATCGCTTTTAGATTTCGCTGAGACTTGTTTTCGTTTTACTTGATCCAGTTTCTTTTGTTCTGTCGCTAATTGATTTTGAAGGATTTGTCCTCTTTGATTGAGTTGTTCTGTTATTTTACCAAAGTCCTGTGTTCTTGGAATAGCCACTTGAAGCTCAATAAGTTTTAAACTCATACTTCTCCCCCAATGTTTGTCTCATGCTTTATAAAAGCTAAAAAAGGAGAAAATTGTACACCTTAAGAAGGCTTATCGACCATTTTCTCCATAGAAGACATTCTACTAGTTTTTTTTAACTAACTTTTTTAACTTAAATAATGCTTTTGAGTGAATCTGAGAGATTCTTGATGTTGAAAGATTCATGATATGGCCAATTTCAGTTAACGTTAACTCCTCATGATAAAATAAACTTATCACTAGTTGTTCATTTTCATTTAACTGTTTTATCAAATTCACTAATTGATTAAATTGTTCTCTTTTTAATATTTCCTGTTCAGGTGTTAGTGAAAAGCTGTCTTTAAAAGTAAACTCCAAACCCTCTTTCCCTTCACGTTCCTGCTGTTCGTCGATAGATAAAACATTGGCGAAGAACCCCTCGTTAATCGTATGTAATACCTCATCTTCACTTAGGCCTAGTTCAGTCGCTATTTCTTTTGTTGATATATTCCTCATCAACTTCTGCTCTAGACGCTGGGCAGCCATATCAATCTTTTTTGCTTTTTCACGAAGGCTTCTCGGAAGCCAGTCATCTTTACGTAATCCATCGAGGATAGCACCCCTTATTCTAAAAGATGCATATGTATCAAATTTAAGATCACGCGTTGGATCAAATTTCTCCAATGCATCATAGAGACCTAACATACCATAACTTCTTAAGTCCTCACTACGAGCACTTTTGGGTAAGCTTGCTGAGATTCGTTGAACATGGTATGAAACTAGCGGCATATATTTTTTAATTAAGGCATTACCGGCATGAGAGTCACGAGAGTCAATCCACTGCCGCCAATATACTTGATCTTCACTTATTACCATTTGTGACATTATACTCCTCCTCATGCATGACTTAAATTATAGTTGAAATTTACATTAACTTTATTGGAGCTATACTAAAGAAAACTTTGGATTAAGAGTTACATTCGCTGCGATTCACTCGCAGGATACCGCGGGGCGGTTCGTAAGCCTCCTCGAAGCGATCTTCTGCGGGGTCTTACGCTGACCGCATATCCCCCAGGAGTCGAATGGCTCTCCGCTCATTTCACACATGAGTATAATCTTTTTCATTCTTCGGTGGCTACCTGAAGTGAATTTGCTGATTCCTTCTCATTAAAACATGGTTACAAAGCTCTTATAAGATTATTTAAATACTTTTTACTCCTTCATTTACCGTTCGGATGGTTAAGAAAGTTGTTGTTGGGTCAAATTCAATAGTTCTTCCCTTATTACCTCCAACGTCTGAAGATAGTATTCTTATTTTATGTTTATTAAGCTCATCCTTGACTGCTTCCACATTTCTTGGACCAATTCTCATGATGTCGCTGCCCGCTAGATTTGGAAACATTTGAGCACCGCCGGCTATTTTAGCATCTAATGCATGAATTCTGCCACCTTGGATGGTAATGAGTCTTATTAGCTCCTTAATTGCAGTATTTGCAAATTTAGCTGAATTCAGTTCACCTGATTTTGCAAGAGCTGAATCGGGTAGCATGATATGAGCCAGTCCTGCTATCTCCATTTTCTTATCATAAATCACGACACCAACACACGAGCCTAATCCAGATGTACGAATAGTCAAGGGTGATTTAATTACTTTCATATCGGCAATTCCAACTTTAACTACTAACTCACCTTGATTCATCATTTATTACACCTAATGAAGAAAAAAGCTTATCGAAGGAGTCTGGATCTGGCAGCAAAAAAAAATGACCTTTTATACTGTCTCGATCTTCTACCTCATTTATTTCCGTATCTATAATAATTGCATAATCACTAACTTGTGACAGTTCTAGCAATCCATAACCTAATATAGCCCCCACCATATCTATAGATAATGCGGGTACCGTGGGATATAAATTCAAACTAGTAAAATCTGAAAGAGAAGATAAGTAGGATCCAGACAAAATATTCCCCAATTCTTGTAATGCTGACAAGCCTAGCTCTGAAGATATTAGCTCTTCAAATGTTTCATTCATCTCACCTGTTAGATGTCGAACAAAGGCTGACGCTTGTGTTAGAGAAAGCATAAAAAACATACTACCTGGTGCATCTCCTTCGATTCTTAAGAAAACACTTGCTACAATATGTTCCGGTCCTCCTGCTAACTCCATCATTTCATCGAAGGAAACAATCCGTACTACTGGAACCTTCATATCTATTTTTTTATTTAGTAATGTTGATAAAGCCGTAGCTGAGTGACCAGCACCGATATTTCCTATTTCTTGTAGAATATCCATATGCTTCGATTTAATATTAGTAACAAATGACATAGTCTAACCTATTGCAATTTCTTTCATATGATTTAATTGCAAGATATGTTCTAATGTCAACATAATTAATAAACGGTCATCTACCTTTACAACTCCATTAATGTATTCTACTTTCAATGTACCAACTATCTCTGGCTGCTGCTCAATTGAATCATTTGGAATGTCTAGCACATCATTAGCTGAGTCGACGATTAGTCCTACTTCATAATCATCATGAGTGATAATAATAATTCTAGTTTGATCAGTATAAGCAGCTTCTGTCATGCCAAATAACTTTCGTAGATCTAAAATTGGTATGATGACTCCTCGTAGATTAATTACGCCTTTTACAAATTCAAGTGTATGCGGAACACGAGTAATTGGCTGAAGCTTCTCAATTGAACGAACATTTTCAATTGGGAAAACATATTCTTCATTTACCAATTGAAAAACAATGACTTTTGTGATGTCTTGTTCCATGTTTTCCTTCTCCTTTTAGTTCA
Encoded here:
- a CDS encoding chemotaxis protein CheD, which encodes MNQGELVVKVGIADMKVIKSPLTIRTSGLGSCVGVVIYDKKMEIAGLAHIMLPDSALAKSGELNSAKFANTAIKELIRLITIQGGRIHALDAKIAGGAQMFPNLAGSDIMRIGPRNVEAVKDELNKHKIRILSSDVGGNKGRTIEFDPTTTFLTIRTVNEGVKSI
- a CDS encoding chemotaxis protein CheW, translating into MEQDITKVIVFQLVNEEYVFPIENVRSIEKLQPITRVPHTLEFVKGVINLRGVIIPILDLRKLFGMTEAAYTDQTRIIIITHDDYEVGLIVDSANDVLDIPNDSIEQQPEIVGTLKVEYINGVVKVDDRLLIMLTLEHILQLNHMKEIAIG
- a CDS encoding chemotaxis protein CheC, yielding MSFVTNIKSKHMDILQEIGNIGAGHSATALSTLLNKKIDMKVPVVRIVSFDEMMELAGGPEHIVASVFLRIEGDAPGSMFFMLSLTQASAFVRHLTGEMNETFEELISSELGLSALQELGNILSGSYLSSLSDFTSLNLYPTVPALSIDMVGAILGYGLLELSQVSDYAIIIDTEINEVEDRDSIKGHFFLLPDPDSFDKLFSSLGVINDESR
- a CDS encoding FliA/WhiG family RNA polymerase sigma factor — its product is MSQMVISEDQVYWRQWIDSRDSHAGNALIKKYMPLVSYHVQRISASLPKSARSEDLRSYGMLGLYDALEKFDPTRDLKFDTYASFRIRGAILDGLRKDDWLPRSLREKAKKIDMAAQRLEQKLMRNISTKEIATELGLSEDEVLHTINEGFFANVLSIDEQQEREGKEGLEFTFKDSFSLTPEQEILKREQFNQLVNLIKQLNENEQLVISLFYHEELTLTEIGHIMNLSTSRISQIHSKALFKLKKLVKKN